A window of Paraburkholderia sp. ZP32-5 genomic DNA:
AAGAAGTTCGGCCCGGGCGGCAGCTTCGGCATCATCGGCTTCGCGGTTCCGGTGGACGGCGACAACTGCCAGGTCTACTTCTGGCGTACCCGCAAGGTGCAAGGCTGGCAGCGCGACGCATGGCGCTTCCTGTATCGCAACCGTCTGGAAGGTCTGCACTGGGACGTGCTCGAACAGGACCGCTACGTCCTCGAAAGCCTCGCGCCGAATGCTCGCGATCACGAGTTCCTGTATCAGCACGACGTCGGCATGACGCGCGTGCGCCGCATGCTGCGTCAACGGGCGCAGCAGGATCTCGCCGCGCTCGACGCGCATCGCGCGAGCGCAGCGCCCGCCACCACCGAAGCCGGTCACAGCCATGCATAACGACGCTCTCGCAGCGCTCAACGGCCGGCGCGTGCTCGTGACCGGCGGCGCGCGCGGACTCGGCGCGGCGTTCGTGCGCGCACTCGTTGAGGCCGGCGCGCGAGTCGTGTTCGGCGATGTGCTGCACGACGAAGGCCGCGCACTCGCGGCATCGCTCGTCGAGCAGGGCCACGCGGCCACCTATCTGCCGCTCGATCTCGCCGATCCGCAAAGCGTCAAGCAGTTCGCCGAACAGGGCGCGGCTCACCTCGGCGGTCTCGACGCGCTGATCAACAACGCGGCAATCACCAACTCCGGCGGCAAGTTCGCCGACGAGTTATCCGTGGACACATGGGACGCGGTGATGAACGTCAACGTGCGCGGCACCTGGCTGATGAGCGCCGCCGCATTGCCTTATCTGCGCGACTCGGGCCGCGGCAGCATCGTCAACATCGCGTCCGATACCGCGATGTGGGGCGCGCCGAAGCTGCTCGCGTATGTCGCGAGCAAGGGCGCGGTGATTTCGATGACCCGTTCGCTGGCACGCGAATTCGGCGCGCACGGCGTGACGGTCAACGCGATCGCGCCGGGCCTGACCGAAGTCGAGGCCACCGCGTACGTGCCCGCCGAGCGTCATCAGTATTACCTGCAAGGCCGCGCGCTGTCGCGCGCACAGGTGCCCGACGACGTAACCGGGCCGGTGCTGTTCCTGTTGTCCGATGCCGCTCGCTTTGTGACCGGCCAACTGCTGCCGGTCAACGGCGGCTTCGTGATGAATTGATCTTGTCGAATCGAAAGGAGAAAGAGATGGCCGACGCCGATAACGCAGGCAAATCCTGGGACCAACCCGTGGACGCAAGCTTCCAGCAGTGGCTGGACGGCCGCGTCGCGCGCTTCGAAACGCGTCGCTACGACTGGGACGCGCTGAAGTTCCAGGCCGACTTCGACCCGAAGTACCGCCGTGCGCAGATGCGCTATGTCGGCACCGGTGGCACGGGTGTCGCGAAAGACATGAACACGGTGCCCGCAGGCAACTTCACGTTTTCGACGATGGTGATTCCGGCCGGCAACATCGGCCCGAGCCATATCCATACGGATGTCGAAGAAATCTTCTTTGTGCTGCGCGGCAAGATGAAAGTGATCTGCGAGCGCGATGGCGAAACGTGGGAAGCGGTGCTCGGCGAGCGTGACCTGATCTCGGTGCCGCCGGGCGTGTACCGCACGGAAATCAACATCGGTGAGGAAGACGCATTGATGTGCGTGATGCTCGGTTCGTCCAAGCCGATCACGCCGACGTATCCGCCGGATTCGCCGCTCGCGAAGATCAAGCGCTAAGCGCTTCGAGCAGTTTCACTGCAACACCATCACCACATCACCCACGAAAAGGAAGTCATGTCCGCCGTCCCGTCCGCCAATGCTGGCCAGCCTGATCGTCATGCCGCGCTCGAAGCGCGTCTTGCCAGCTATCCGGCGCAGCAAAGCAGCCTGGCATCGCAACGCGTGTTGAGCTATCGCGAAGTCAATCGCGCCGGCCATGACGCGCTGCCGCTCGTGCTGCTGCACGGTATCGGTTCGGGCGCGGCATCGTGGGTGCAGCAGTTCGACGCGCTCGGCGAGTCGCGGCGCGTGCTGGCCTGGGATGCGCCGGGGTATGGCGCATCCACGCCGGTCGCGGCGCCGTCGCCGGCCGCGCAGGATTACGCGGCTGTTCTGAGGGAATGGCTCGACACACTCGGTATCGATCGCTGCGTGCTGGTTGGGCATTCGCTCGGCGCGATCATCGCCGGTGCGTTTGCCGCGGCGAATTCGCAGCGTGTGGCCGGGCTGTTGCTGTTGTCGCCCGCCGGCGGTTATGGCGCGGCATCCGCTGAAGTGCGCGACGCGAAACGCGACCAGCGCCTTGCGATGCTGAACGAACTCGGCCCGCAAGGTCTCGCTGAAAAGCGCAGCGCCAACATGCTGTCCGCTCACGCGAGCGACGAGGCACGTGCATGGGTGCGCTGGAACATGTCGCGCGTGATTCCGCACGGTTACGCGCAGGCGACGCATCTGCTCGCCAATGCCGATCTCGCGAGCGACCTCGCGCGCTACGCCGGCCGCGTCAATGTCGCGGTTGGCGCGGACGATGCGATCACCACGCCCGCGGCTTGCGAAAAGATCGCCCAGGCCGCACGCACCCCGTTGCAGGTCGTGCCGGGCGCGGGGCACGCCGGCTATATCGAAGCCCCCGCCGCCTATACGGCGCTCATCGACACGTTCTGCCGCGCGAGCGGCAGGAACGAGGCCGATGAGCTGAGCCAATGAACGGAGCCCATGACATGACGTCCGACATTCTCGATGCCGCAGGCGACGTGATCGCCGACGGCAAGGAAGCTGGCAGCGATATCGGCTACCGTGTGCCCGGTCTCGAACGCGGCTTGAAGATCCTGATGGAATTCTCGCCGCGCGAGCCGGTTCTCGGCGCGCCCGAACTGTCGCGCCGCCTGAAGATTCCACGCACGACGGTGTTCCGTCTGCTGCAAACGCTCGAATCGCTCGGCTTTCTCGAACGCGCCGATCGCGACCGCAACTATCGCCTCGGCATCGCGGTGCTGCGCCTCGGCTTCGAATATCTGAGTTCGCTGGAACTGACCGATCTCGGCCTGCCGATCATCGAAGGGCTGCGCGACGACACCGGCCTCACCAGCCATATCGTGATTCGCGACGGACGCGACGTCGTGTTCGTCGCCAAGGCGCAAAGCCATGCACCGATTTTCAGTTCGGTGAAGGTCAATGTCGGCACGCGCCTGCCCGCTCATGCGACGACGCACGGCCAGGTGCTGATGGGCGATCTGACGCTGGACGAACTGAAGAAGCTCTATCCCGAGCCGCAACTCGAACGCTTTACGACGCAAACGCCGGCCACGCTCGACGAACTCTACGAACGCATTCGCGATGACGCGCGGCGCGGTTTCGCGATCAGCGAGTCGTCGTTCGAACGCGGCATTTCGGTGGTCAGCGCGCCGGTGCGCAACGACACGCGCCGCATCGTCGCGGTGATCACGACGACGATTCCGCGCCACGAGATCGACGCGGCGCTGCTCGACGGTGGCCTCATCGACAAGGTGCGCCGCGCGGCGGACGAACTGTCGAAGCGGCTCAATTTTCGGCCGAAGTCCGAGCCGAATGGCGGCAACAAATACATGAAGGCATTGGGGCTCTGATGATCCAAATCGACTTGACCGGACAGGTCGCGGTAGTGACGGGCGGTTCGTCCGGCATCGGCCTCGCGACCGCCGAACTGTTTCTGCGCGCGGGCGCTTCCGTTGCGATCTGCGGCCGCGATACCGGACGTCTCGAAGATGCGCGGGTCGCGCTCAGCGACAAGTACCCCGGCGCGCAACTGCTCGCGCAGCGCTGCGACGTGCTCGACAGCGACGACGTGAACGCATTCGCACAGGCCGTGCAGCAACGTTTCGGCCGCACCGACATGCTGGTGAACAACGCGGGCCAGGGCCGCGTGTCCACCTTCGCCGACACCACCGACGACGCGTGGCGCGAAGAACTCGA
This region includes:
- a CDS encoding cupin domain-containing protein; protein product: MADADNAGKSWDQPVDASFQQWLDGRVARFETRRYDWDALKFQADFDPKYRRAQMRYVGTGGTGVAKDMNTVPAGNFTFSTMVIPAGNIGPSHIHTDVEEIFFVLRGKMKVICERDGETWEAVLGERDLISVPPGVYRTEINIGEEDALMCVMLGSSKPITPTYPPDSPLAKIKR
- a CDS encoding IclR family transcriptional regulator translates to MTSDILDAAGDVIADGKEAGSDIGYRVPGLERGLKILMEFSPREPVLGAPELSRRLKIPRTTVFRLLQTLESLGFLERADRDRNYRLGIAVLRLGFEYLSSLELTDLGLPIIEGLRDDTGLTSHIVIRDGRDVVFVAKAQSHAPIFSSVKVNVGTRLPAHATTHGQVLMGDLTLDELKKLYPEPQLERFTTQTPATLDELYERIRDDARRGFAISESSFERGISVVSAPVRNDTRRIVAVITTTIPRHEIDAALLDGGLIDKVRRAADELSKRLNFRPKSEPNGGNKYMKALGL
- a CDS encoding alpha/beta fold hydrolase, whose protein sequence is MSAVPSANAGQPDRHAALEARLASYPAQQSSLASQRVLSYREVNRAGHDALPLVLLHGIGSGAASWVQQFDALGESRRVLAWDAPGYGASTPVAAPSPAAQDYAAVLREWLDTLGIDRCVLVGHSLGAIIAGAFAAANSQRVAGLLLLSPAGGYGAASAEVRDAKRDQRLAMLNELGPQGLAEKRSANMLSAHASDEARAWVRWNMSRVIPHGYAQATHLLANADLASDLARYAGRVNVAVGADDAITTPAACEKIAQAARTPLQVVPGAGHAGYIEAPAAYTALIDTFCRASGRNEADELSQ
- a CDS encoding SDR family oxidoreductase; its protein translation is MHNDALAALNGRRVLVTGGARGLGAAFVRALVEAGARVVFGDVLHDEGRALAASLVEQGHAATYLPLDLADPQSVKQFAEQGAAHLGGLDALINNAAITNSGGKFADELSVDTWDAVMNVNVRGTWLMSAAALPYLRDSGRGSIVNIASDTAMWGAPKLLAYVASKGAVISMTRSLAREFGAHGVTVNAIAPGLTEVEATAYVPAERHQYYLQGRALSRAQVPDDVTGPVLFLLSDAARFVTGQLLPVNGGFVMN